In one window of Bizionia sp. M204 DNA:
- a CDS encoding Eco57I restriction-modification methylase domain-containing protein, giving the protein MSLFQVSVLKQHLNLQNQDVVLKAYKKYSKYFLDPTIQENIRSSKEEEYQGIFLTELFGTILGYTLKPNADFNLVAEYKNETNAGKADGAILHNDIAIGVIELKGTNTKDLESIRKQAFEYKANQKGCVYVITSNFEKLRFYINDATEFEEFNLFELSQERFALMYLCLQKDNVINNVPLKIKEASIVKEEQITKQFYKDYSLFKRELYRDLVKRNTKTIKANATLRTSSNQNEDTHSEEYKAELVKLEKNIKLTLFKKSQKLIDRYLFIFFAEDRGLLPANSTQQILDKWKADVDFGDERPLYDLFKQYFNFLDEGRKGTASRAEIYAYNGGLFKEDKLLDGLEIDNQLLYKYTKQLAGYDFESQVDVNILGHIFENSLNEIESVNAEIEGGDFDKQTSKRKKDGVFYTPKYITKYIVENTIGKLCEEKKTELGFKEEEYFKGRKNRNKTTIEKLVLILDTYRDWLLQLTICDPACGSGAFLNQALDFLIKEHVYIDELKTKVLGGGLQFPDIENTILENNIYGADLNEESIEIAKLSLWLRTAQPRRKLNDLSTNIKCGNSLIDSKAVAGDKAFNWEEQFPKVFEKGGFDVIIGNPPYVNANELKKGLSKDQYSFLKSNYETAKGTVDLYIYFFEKGLDIINQNGILSYITPNRFLSASYGKALREILVNRYEILGLIDYSDKRVFEDASTYPVISFLKKKERENYKVTTGGFDEVSKQIIEAKFDSNKLNVLEDYILGFLLNDKLIITEKIINQSESLENAGKINATSTASEADDYSKLITEDGQGYKLINTGTIDPYCTTWGISELTDKGRKFLKPFLPKESESISENRHNLYSSPKIIIAKIGLKCEAFYDNKGEYSSINTNCIHSFSEDYLPEYVQCWINSKLYNYMFECFFDGLRMSGGYLLFSAPNLRNTYIKRITIDRQNHFIQLSQDLQKKNTDLNIMLSRFSAFFSNSVEIEKLSRKLEKWHELDFAVFIKELNKAIKKAGGTPLTKKDEFEWLDLFEENKQKAQALKTQINQTDKEIDTMVYELYGLTDEEIKIVENS; this is encoded by the coding sequence ATGTCCTTATTTCAAGTTTCCGTATTAAAGCAACATTTGAATCTGCAAAATCAAGATGTTGTTCTTAAAGCTTATAAAAAATATAGCAAGTATTTTTTAGATCCTACCATTCAAGAAAATATCCGAAGCTCTAAAGAAGAAGAATATCAAGGTATATTTCTAACGGAATTGTTTGGAACTATATTGGGTTATACCTTAAAACCGAATGCCGATTTTAACCTAGTTGCCGAATATAAAAATGAAACGAATGCCGGGAAAGCTGATGGTGCCATTCTGCATAATGATATTGCCATCGGTGTTATAGAGTTAAAAGGCACCAATACTAAAGATTTAGAAAGTATTAGGAAACAAGCTTTCGAATATAAGGCTAATCAAAAAGGCTGTGTGTATGTCATAACCTCAAACTTTGAGAAACTGCGGTTTTATATTAATGATGCGACCGAGTTTGAAGAATTTAATTTGTTCGAGTTATCGCAAGAGCGTTTCGCTTTAATGTATTTATGCCTGCAAAAAGACAACGTAATAAATAATGTGCCTTTAAAGATAAAGGAGGCTTCTATTGTGAAGGAGGAGCAAATAACCAAACAGTTTTATAAAGACTATTCATTATTTAAACGGGAATTATACCGGGATTTGGTAAAGCGTAATACCAAAACTATTAAGGCTAACGCCACATTACGAACAAGTAGCAATCAAAATGAAGATACACATTCTGAAGAGTATAAAGCGGAATTAGTCAAGTTAGAGAAAAACATTAAACTAACGCTCTTTAAAAAGTCGCAGAAACTTATAGATCGTTATTTATTTATATTTTTTGCCGAAGATAGAGGGCTATTGCCGGCCAATAGTACCCAACAGATTTTAGACAAATGGAAAGCTGATGTAGATTTTGGTGATGAACGTCCGCTTTACGACCTCTTTAAACAGTATTTTAATTTTTTAGATGAAGGACGAAAGGGAACGGCTAGCAGAGCGGAAATATATGCCTATAATGGCGGCTTATTTAAAGAAGATAAACTGTTAGATGGTTTAGAAATAGACAACCAATTACTTTATAAATACACCAAACAGTTAGCGGGTTATGATTTTGAGAGCCAAGTTGATGTCAACATTTTAGGCCACATTTTCGAAAACTCACTAAACGAAATAGAAAGTGTTAATGCTGAAATTGAAGGTGGCGATTTCGATAAACAAACATCCAAGCGTAAAAAAGATGGCGTTTTCTACACACCTAAATACATTACCAAATACATAGTAGAAAATACCATTGGTAAGTTATGTGAGGAAAAGAAAACCGAATTAGGTTTTAAAGAAGAAGAATATTTTAAGGGCAGAAAAAACAGAAACAAAACTACCATTGAAAAGTTGGTATTAATACTAGATACGTATCGTGACTGGCTTTTACAACTTACCATTTGTGATCCTGCCTGTGGCTCTGGAGCATTTTTAAACCAAGCGTTAGACTTTTTAATTAAAGAACATGTTTATATAGATGAATTGAAGACCAAAGTACTAGGTGGTGGTTTACAATTTCCAGATATAGAGAATACCATATTAGAAAACAATATTTACGGTGCAGATTTAAACGAAGAATCTATAGAAATTGCCAAGCTATCCTTGTGGTTACGTACCGCACAGCCAAGACGTAAATTAAATGATTTAAGTACCAATATTAAATGTGGTAACAGTTTAATAGATAGCAAAGCAGTAGCGGGAGATAAAGCCTTTAATTGGGAAGAACAATTCCCTAAAGTATTTGAAAAAGGTGGTTTTGATGTGATTATTGGGAATCCGCCTTATGTTAATGCAAATGAACTAAAGAAGGGACTTTCTAAAGACCAATATTCTTTTTTAAAATCTAATTATGAGACAGCTAAAGGAACAGTAGATTTATATATTTATTTCTTTGAAAAGGGATTAGACATAATTAATCAAAATGGTATTCTATCTTACATAACACCAAACAGATTCTTGTCAGCCAGCTATGGAAAGGCATTAAGAGAAATATTAGTTAATCGATATGAAATATTAGGATTAATTGATTATTCTGACAAGCGAGTATTTGAAGATGCGAGTACCTATCCTGTTATTTCATTTTTAAAGAAAAAAGAGAGAGAAAACTATAAAGTAACAACAGGAGGTTTTGATGAAGTATCAAAACAAATAATTGAAGCCAAATTTGATTCAAATAAACTAAATGTTTTAGAGGATTATATTTTAGGTTTTTTATTAAACGATAAATTAATAATTACTGAAAAAATTATTAATCAATCCGAAAGTTTAGAAAATGCAGGTAAGATTAATGCAACTTCTACCGCAAGTGAGGCTGATGATTATTCTAAACTTATTACTGAAGATGGTCAAGGTTATAAATTAATTAATACTGGAACAATAGACCCTTATTGTACAACTTGGGGAATTTCTGAATTAACAGATAAGGGTAGAAAATTTTTAAAACCTTTTTTACCCAAAGAATCAGAGAGCATTTCTGAAAATAGGCATAATTTATACTCATCGCCTAAAATTATTATTGCAAAAATTGGATTAAAATGTGAAGCTTTTTATGATAATAAAGGAGAATATTCATCTATAAATACTAACTGTATTCACTCATTTAGTGAAGATTATTTACCAGAATATGTACAATGCTGGATTAATTCAAAATTATATAATTATATGTTTGAATGCTTCTTTGATGGCCTAAGAATGTCAGGAGGTTATCTACTTTTTTCAGCACCAAATTTGCGGAATACATACATCAAGAGAATAACTATTGATAGGCAGAATCATTTTATTCAATTATCTCAAGATTTACAAAAGAAAAATACTGATTTAAATATTATGCTATCACGCTTTAGTGCTTTCTTTTCTAATAGCGTAGAAATAGAAAAATTATCACGCAAACTCGAAAAATGGCACGAGTTAGACTTTGCAGTCTTTATAAAAGAACTCAACAAAGCCATTAAAAAAGCAGGTGGTACACCACTCACCAAAAAAGACGAGTTTGAGTGGTTAGACCTCTTTGAAGAAAACAAACAAAAAGCACAAGCCTTAAAAACCCAAATTAACCAAACAGATAAAGAAATTGACACTATGGTTTATGAGCTGTATGGTTTAACAGATGAAGAAATAAAAATTGTAGAGAATAGTTAA
- a CDS encoding P-loop ATPase, Sll1717 family has protein sequence MILNNNLELKRNPFSKRSSEQELEFLEDIFYEPNYYKTLTNDLSTGDSRFIIGQRGHGKTSIINKLVEDLEKETDLFVVMIDRFDSIPIKTNETAFLILILKTLVTKLSVFLQKNKQLLKSLNQVDKEKLAFFIRLFFSSMSREEFDNIYNNIHKVKTKNRLIKFFNKWGLIPANTITSTAISISSNFVKQSLGLDKIDSPNVYKEYFGTIKEINFDKIDIKSQDCSKENLKKMLDEVLKIIKKLNFKSTIVLFDKIDEYQELNQDIEKIGTFTSELLTDTELLLNANLAIGFSLWSELRSELSGTVRFDKFGFIDVRWKSKDLKPLIDKRINYFSLDGKKVLDDLFPDENDRNELIRLANKSPRDLISLLGSIYQEQANNNQNMSYFDDHSISSGMVSFCSNYDYDSLYPWKAGRNKEIKAMINRILAVKLNRFTSKDLTRAFNQNNSQSEGQIKLMKSYKLIREDDILGPNSTKVYEVIDPKVEFLVRRLIPKIE, from the coding sequence TTGATTTTAAACAATAATCTGGAGTTAAAAAGAAACCCTTTCTCTAAACGTTCTTCAGAACAAGAACTAGAGTTTTTGGAAGACATCTTCTATGAGCCTAATTACTACAAGACATTAACAAATGATCTGTCAACTGGAGATAGTAGATTTATTATCGGGCAAAGGGGACATGGCAAAACTTCTATTATTAATAAATTAGTTGAAGATCTAGAAAAAGAAACTGACCTTTTTGTAGTGATGATTGATAGATTTGATTCTATACCTATTAAAACAAATGAGACAGCTTTTTTAATCTTAATCTTAAAAACGCTTGTTACTAAATTATCGGTTTTTTTACAAAAAAATAAGCAATTATTAAAGAGTCTTAATCAGGTAGATAAAGAAAAGTTAGCGTTTTTTATCCGTTTGTTTTTTTCTTCAATGAGTCGTGAAGAATTTGATAATATTTATAATAACATTCATAAAGTAAAAACCAAGAATAGACTTATTAAATTTTTTAATAAATGGGGTTTAATTCCAGCAAACACTATAACATCAACGGCTATTTCAATCTCTTCAAATTTTGTCAAACAGTCATTAGGGCTTGATAAAATAGATTCTCCAAATGTTTATAAGGAATATTTTGGTACTATTAAAGAAATTAATTTTGACAAGATTGATATAAAATCGCAAGATTGTTCGAAGGAAAATTTAAAAAAAATGCTGGATGAAGTTTTAAAAATTATAAAAAAATTAAACTTCAAGTCAACTATTGTATTGTTTGATAAAATTGATGAATACCAAGAATTAAATCAGGATATTGAAAAAATAGGAACGTTTACAAGTGAGTTATTAACTGATACAGAATTGCTTTTAAATGCCAATTTGGCTATTGGTTTTAGCCTATGGTCTGAATTGCGATCAGAGTTGTCAGGAACAGTAAGATTTGATAAATTTGGTTTTATTGATGTCAGATGGAAATCAAAAGATTTGAAGCCATTAATCGACAAACGAATTAATTATTTTTCTTTGGATGGTAAAAAGGTACTTGATGATTTATTTCCAGATGAAAACGATCGAAATGAACTAATAAGATTAGCAAACAAATCTCCCAGAGATTTAATTTCTCTCCTTGGATCTATTTATCAAGAACAAGCCAACAATAATCAAAACATGAGTTATTTCGATGATCATTCTATTTCTTCAGGCATGGTGTCGTTTTGTTCAAATTATGATTATGATTCTTTATATCCCTGGAAAGCAGGAAGGAATAAAGAAATCAAAGCCATGATTAATAGGATTTTGGCTGTTAAACTTAATCGTTTTACATCCAAGGATTTAACTCGCGCTTTTAACCAAAATAATTCGCAATCTGAAGGTCAAATAAAATTAATGAAATCTTACAAGTTAATTCGAGAGGATGATATTCTAGGACC
- a CDS encoding DUF3892 domain-containing protein — translation MSRHEVKCINKSHKASAYGNIQSIGGINSDGSRWRITQERAIDAIESGKWEFYVNSNGRKVDVVVKNYNGKKILKTENDGFESNNLSNLPECP, via the coding sequence ATGTCAAGACACGAAGTCAAATGTATCAATAAATCTCATAAAGCAAGCGCTTATGGCAATATACAAAGTATAGGAGGTATAAATTCAGATGGTTCACGTTGGAGAATTACTCAAGAAAGAGCTATTGATGCTATCGAATCTGGGAAATGGGAATTTTATGTAAATTCTAATGGCAGAAAAGTTGACGTCGTTGTAAAAAATTACAATGGTAAAAAAATTTTAAAAACTGAAAATGATGGTTTCGAATCGAATAATCTATCAAATCTTCCAGAATGCCCATAA